From Budorcas taxicolor isolate Tak-1 chromosome 19, Takin1.1, whole genome shotgun sequence, the proteins below share one genomic window:
- the LOC128064430 gene encoding keratin-associated protein 9-2-like has product MTHSCCSPCCQPTCCESSCCRPCCPPTCYQTSENTCCRTTCCKPTCVTTCCQPACGGPSCCQPCCRPISCQTTCCRTTCLKPTCATTCCQPTCCESSCCQPSCPQTCCQITETTCCKPTCVTSCCQPTCCGSSSCGQTCGGSNCCQPASCAPVYCHRTCYHPTCGCLPGCQAQSCGSSCCQPCSRPVCCQTTCCRTTCCRPSCVSSCCQPSCC; this is encoded by the coding sequence ATGACTCACTCCTGCTGCTCCCCGTGCTGCCAGCCCACGTGCTGTGAGTCCAGCTGCTGTCGGCCTTGCTGCCCCCCAACTTGCTATCAGACTAGTGAAAACACCTGCTGTAGGACCACCTGCTGCAAACCTACCTGTGTGACCACCTGCTGTCAGCCCGCCTGCGGTGGGCCCAGCTGCTGCCAGCCTTGCTGTCGCCCTATCAGTTGTCAGACCACGTGCTGCAGGACCACCTGCCTCAAGCCTACTTGTGCGACCACCTGCTGCCAGCCCACCTGCTGTGAGTCCAGCTGCTGTcagccctcctgcccccaaacttgCTGTCAAATCACTGAAACCACCTGCTGCAAACCTACTTGTGTGACCAGCTGCTGTCAGCCCACCTGCTGTGGATCCAGCAGCTGTGGACAAACCTGCGGTGGTTCCAACTGCTGTCAGCCAGCTTCCTGTGCACCCGTGTACTGCCATAGAACCTGCTACCACCCCACATGCGGCTGCCTGCCTGGGTGCCAAGCCCAGAGCTGTGGATCCAGCTGCTGCCAGCCTTGCAGCCGCCCTGTCTGCTGTCAGACCACCTGCTGTCGGACCACCTGCTGCCGCCCGAGCTGTGTGTCCAGCTGCTGCCAGCCTTCCTGCTGCTGA
- the LOC128064434 gene encoding keratin-associated protein 9-1-like — MTPSCCSPRCQPTCCRTTCCESSSCQPCCPPTCCQTTCCRTTCCRPTCVTSCCQPTCCSKPCCQPTCCESISCQPSCPPTCYQTSETTCCRTTCRKPTCVTTCCQPTCCGSSSCGQTFSGSSCGQSCCQPASCAPVYCHRICYHPTCCCLPGCQAQERGSSCCQP; from the coding sequence ATGACCCCCTCGTGCTGCTCCCCGCGCTGTCAGCCCACCTGCTGCAGAACCACCTGCTGTGAGTCCAGCTCCTGCCAGCCCTGCTGCCCCCCCACGTGCTGTCAAACCACCTGCTGCAGGACCACCTGCTGCAGACCTACCTGTGTGACCAGCTGCTGCCAGCCCACCTGTTGCAGCAAACCCTGCTGTCAGCCCACCTGCTGTGAGTCCATCAGCTGCCAGCCCTCATGCCCTCCAACTTGCTATCAAACTAGTGAAACCACCTGCTGTAGGACCACCTGCCGCAAGCCTACTTGTGTGACCACCTGCTGTCAGCCCACCTGCTGTGGGTCCAGCAGCTGTGGACAAACCTTCAGTGGGTCCAGCTGCGGCCAGTCTTGCTGTCAGCCAGCTTCCTGTGCCCCTGTGTACTGCCACAGAATCTGCTACCACCCCACGTGCTGCTGCCTGCCTGGGTGCCAAGCCCAGGAACGTGGGTCCAGCTGCTGCCAGCCTTGA
- the LOC128064429 gene encoding keratin-associated protein 9-2-like — protein MTHSCCSPCCQPTCCESSCCRPCCPPTCYQTSENTCCRTTCCKPTCVTTCCQPACGGSSCCQPCCCPISCQTTCCRTTCLKPTCVTSCCQPTCCESSCCQPSCPQTCCQITETTCCKPTCVTSCCQPTCCGSSSCGQTCGGSNCCQPASCAPVYCHRTCYHPTCGCLPGCQAQSCGSSCCQPCSRPVCCQTTCCRTTCCRPSCVSSCCQPSCC, from the coding sequence ATGACTCACTCCTGCTGCTCCCCGTGCTGCCAGCCCACGTGCTGTGAGTCCAGCTGCTGTCGGCCTTGCTGCCCCCCAACTTGCTATCAGACTAGTGAAAACACCTGCTGTAGGACCACCTGCTGCAAACCTACCTGTGTGACCACCTGCTGCCAGCCCGCCTGCGGTGGGTCCAGCTGCTGCCAGCCTTGCTGTTGCCCTATCAGCTGTCAGACCACGTGCTGCAGGACCACCTGCCTCAAGCCTACTTGTGTGACCAGCTGCTGCCAGCCCACCTGCTGTGAGTCCAGCTGCTGTcagccctcctgcccccaaacttgCTGTCAAATCACTGAAACCACCTGCTGCAAACCTACTTGTGTGACCAGCTGCTGTCAGCCCACCTGCTGTGGATCCAGCAGCTGTGGACAAACCTGCGGTGGTTCCAACTGCTGTCAGCCAGCTTCCTGTGCACCCGTGTACTGCCATAGAACCTGCTACCACCCCACATGCGGCTGCCTGCCTGGGTGCCAAGCCCAGAGCTGTGGATCCAGCTGCTGCCAGCCTTGCAGCCGCCCTGTCTGCTGTCAGACCACCTGCTGTCGGACCACCTGCTGCCGCCCAAGCTGTGTGTCCAGCTGCTGCCAGCCTTCCTGCTGCTGA